The genomic region GGATTTTACAACATGCCGCCTATTCCGGTTGTTGCAAGTTACGGCAATCTGGGACAGCCGCCTGTGACAGATACGCTTTTGGTACACTTTACCAAGCGAGACTTCAAAGGCTCGAAAGGGGACACAAGCCTTAGCGTCACAATTGAAGGGCCGCAAACGATGCCCATGAATAGCGATGGCATCACCGCCTTTGTTCCGTTCATGTAAGAGTCGAACTTCTAAAAACAATAAAAATCGTTTTTAGAAGCGCTCAACATTATTTTATTTACAAGGAGTTTTTTATGACACTGGAAAAAGCAAAAATCGAAGAATTGAAAACTAAATATCCGCAAGGGATATTTGAAGGGGCAATCGATTTTACCACAACGGAAAATACAACGGAACAAGTTGAATTTATTTACCGCAAGCCTGTCATAGCAGATATGGAGTCGTATTCAAAAGCAGCGCAAAAAAATCCGATAACGGCGAACTTAAATCTTATTCAGTCGCTGATTGTCCACCCTGAACCGGCTCCAATCATTACACAGCTTCGGGATTATCCTGCGGCCTATAGCCGGTTTGTAGATGATGTTATCAGCCCTTTTTTTGGAGCGAACGTGGCAGTGCGAAGCCGGAAGCTGTAAACACCTTTACGAGAATCCGGCTTTTTATCAGGCGGTTTCTCGGTGAAGATGTGTCGCAAGCGGATTACCGGCTTTTGATGGAAAAATACGAAGAGGCTCGCATTATGCGGGATTTTGAAGTAGGTGTCTATCAGGAAGCGATTGTAAAAGCTCTTGGCGGAAAGTAATGGCAAATTTTGTAACATCGATAACACTCCAATTTAAAGATGCATTCTCAAGCGGATTTGCCAATGCACAGAACAGCATGGCAGGCATGAAAGATGCCATCGGAGAAATTAACCGCAATAAAGATATGTTTGACCTTGCGGGCGATTTATCGCTTATGTCAGGCCGGTTCGATGAATTGTCAGGCAAAATTACTTCGATGATGGATGCCCCTTCTACGCTTGCCGGTAGTTTTCAATCGACAATGAAAAACATCCAAACTATAACGGGGATGTCTTCAGATGAAATTGAAAAACTCGGAGGCGAGCTAAACCGCATAGGCGGGCGCAATGCAGCAGGAACGCTTGCAGTTGCTGCTGCGTATAACGATGTTGCAGGAGGCATTACGAATGTTGAAGCGCAAATGCCGGTTATGATGAATGCCATTTCTCTTGCAGAAGCCGGTCAAGCTGACTTAGGAACGGCAACGAACGGCTTGGTAAAGATTATGAACTCCTACGGTTTTTCCGTGAGCAAAGCGGCGACTGAGGAGGAACGGAAAGCGGATATTTCGCAAAAAGCAGCATGGGCATCTGACGTAATGACACAGGCGGTCGGTATGGGGGTTGGCAGTATGGAAGAATTTATTTCCGCCATGTCTCCCATCTCAGGGCTCGCATCGTCGGTCGGTATCGGCTTTGACGAAATCGGCTCCACGATGGCATATATGACTGCAACAACCGACACGGCTTCTACGGCCGGAACGAAATTACAATCGTTTATGATTGCCTTACAAAAACCGAGTAAAGAACTTTCCGCAGCCCTTGCATCAGTCGGTATTTCTTCCGGCTCTGCAATGCTTGAAGAATACGGACTTGCTGAATCGGCTCGTATTGTGCAATCGGCATTTGCCGGTAATCAGGATGCAATGGTCGCTGCGATGGGACGAGCTGAAGCGATGCAGGCAGTTATCGCATTGACAGGAGATGCATATTCTGATTTTGCAAAACAGTTTGGCTCCAGTATGAAAGGTATTACCGAAGTCTCTCAAGCAATTCAAACGGAATCGTATGAAAGTAAGACAGGAAGGCTACAGGCGATAAACGATTCACTTAAAATCAAAATAGGTGATGACATTAATGCAATCAAAGGTTTTTTTGTTGATATGCAGACGAGTTTCCTGACGGATGTTGTCTCCCCAATGATGGATTCTCCAGTAGGAGAAGTATTTCAGCGGATTGCAGCCTTTGCAGGGATTGCTGCAGGCGGTGTCTTACGGCTTGGAAGCGGTGTGCTTAATACGGCGACACAACTTGTAACCCTTACCACGACCATAAGCAATGCCGGAGGCATTACAAAACTTTTTAGTTCTACATTAGGGACGCTGAAAAATGCTGTAACGGGTATCGGATCTTCACTGATGAGCTTAATAGCACCATTATGGGCTAAAATTACAGCAACCTTTACCGCAACTGCAGCGGAATCAGGCTTTGCTACTGCTCTTTGGGCAACAGCGGGGGCAATGTGGGCAGTCCTGTGGCCGGTACTTGCCATCGTTGCAGCAGGAGCCTTGATTGTTAAAATAATCTCGGAAGTGGTAAGCGGGTGGGATTCAGTTACGGCAGCCTTTCAAAACGGCGGCATACTTGCTGCTCTTTTACAGATAGGAAAGCTCATGCTTTCGGCGGTTATCGCACCGATACAATGGTTCATAGAACTGTTGGCAAAGATACCGGGAGTCGATTCTTATCTACAGCCAGCCGTTGATAAGCTTCAAGAATTTAGAAACAGCCTGAAAGGAAAGAGCGCCGAAGAAATGGGTTCTGAAGCAGCTGTTACGGTTAAAAGTGAAACGAGTACGGAATTTACCGGCATTGACACCGGAGAATTAAGCACAAGTATTCAAGGGTTACAAAAGCAAATCGGCAGTAAACCGATGGAAGGAGCAAAAGCGCTCGGCGTAAATGATGACGGCGGAGCAGCTCTTACTGCGGAGCACATGGCGGCCGCTGCCCGGAAAGGCGTGGCGGTTTCCTCTCTTACATCGAATGCTTCAGATGCCTTTATGGGAGCCGGAGCGGGCGGATATAGTGCATTAAGTGAAAATGCACATGAGGATATGCACGTACAGTTTAGCGAAGCGATGGTGCAAAAAAACGCGGCAACGATTCCGCTGTTTAGAGAGGAGAAAAAAGAAGCTGCGCCAACCAATCAGACGTTCAAAATAGAAAATATCTATTTACAAGCGGATGATTGCAAAACGCTTTTTGACTTTATCAGGCAGCTTGAATTTGCCGTCGGTCAGGGAGTAGCGGTATGAGGCTTCCCGATTTTTCGTTTCCCAGTGACAGCCACCCTTCCATTCTCGCTCGCGCTGCGGAGTTTAACCGGTACATCGAAAAAGTCTCTGCGGAAAATTTTATCAAAGCGGGTATCGTAGGAGACGGACAGGCGGTGTGGCTTCCTGCCATTCTGGATAGCATCGAAGTAAGCGATGCGCTTTTAGTCGATAGCATTACGACGAAAGGCGTATCAGGCAGTACGAAAATCATATCGGGCTGGGCTGACTGTGATCTTACCATCAAGCTCATCTTAATTGATATTCCAAAGTATACCGCCGATACCGTTACTCCCGATGTTACGCGCTTTGATTGCTTAAAAGAAATCAGGCAGCGGTTCAAGGCGCAAAAGAACGGGGTGCCGTGCGTGTATACCTTGCAGCATCCGCATCTTCAAGCATGGGGCTTAAAAGATTTTATTTTTAACGATTTAAAATCTATAGAAGAACGGGGAAAACGTATTATTCACTGTACGCTCGGCTTTGATGAATTTGACAGCGTCAGCCGCAAAAGTCAAGACCGGCAATTAGGCTTTCAAGGGCAAAAAGGAAGTTCTGGCAGCAGTAGTGGAGCAGCGGTAAAAGCAGTTAATCCGCCGGTCTCGGATAAGACACGGACGGGTTTAGGAAAGTTGGAGGCGCAATATGCCAAGCAATAAAATAATACACCGGCAGACCCTTGAAGTTGAACTGAACGGACAACTCACCGATACACGGGCATGTCGATTTAATCTTGTAACACAAAAAGGATTCTCTTCGGTATTTGCAACGCTTCATTTTCCGGCCGGTTCAAAGGATGGAAAGAAAGGCGACACGATAAAAGTATACATTGCAGATAAAGAGAGCAAAGATTTATATTTTACCGGAACCGTGTATAACGCAACGGAAATAGACAATTATCGAAAACTTTTTTTGACGGACGGTTACTGGAAACTGTGCCACACCTCGTTTACTGCTTCTTACCGGAAAGAAAAAGCCTCAAGTATTGTCAGTGATGTTCTTGATGCGGCGGGGGTGAGTGAAAAATCGGTCACGGTTCCTGATGTTGAACTTGCCCGCTTTTCGACAAAAGAACTATCGGCACACCTCGTGCTGGATATACTTCTTGATGCATTAGAAGAACACGGTGCAAAAGATATTACCTATTTCTTTGATGAAAAGGATTGCTTTCATTTTGGGACGCCAAAAGACACCGGAAAGAACACAGGGAAAACATTCTGCTTCAATACAAAAGAAACGATTTTTTCACATAGCGCCGATTGGATTGAAACGCTTCCGGCTCCCATACGGCATAGCATGAAGGTAACTGTTGACGGTGTTTCAAAAGAAGTTATCAGAACGGACTTAACAGTATTGGAGGGGGTATCGCGCCTTATACTGCATATTGGGGGGAGCTGCACATGAAAAGCGGACAGGAATTTCTTGCATCTCTTTTAAATGCACTGTTGCCGAATAGAGCCGCTCCCGTGCTTGCAAAAGTGATAAAAGCATACGAAGGGGCAGGCGCGAATAAATACGCCTGCGATGTGCAGGTGCTAACAGCAGGAACGCTTGAGGAGACGGATCAAATAATTGCAGAAGTGCCGATTTCTCCTATCTGGGCGGGAAAGAAAAAGCGGGGCGTGTATGCCATTCCCCCCGCAGGACAAATTGTTATCGTCTCGTTTATCGGATGGAATGTTGCTTTTCCCTTTATTGCAGGGGTTTGGGCAGATGAATACGAAGCGGATGATTTTAAGGCGGGGCAATTTGTTATCACCGACGGGGACGGCTTAAAAATCATCGCCGATAGCGAAGAAAAGAAAATAACAATCGATACCGGTAAGGCGCAAGTCATCGTAAACGGCGATAAAATAGCCATTAAAAACGGCTCAAAGAGTCTTTTTACTATCCTTGACACCCATATTCAAAACCTTATCGGTATGACGACAACCGGCGCACCGGTAAAACATGTGGTAGACCCTGCAAGTATTCAAAAATTCATGCAGGATAAACAAGATTTAGCTCTTGTATTGGAGGCGTAAAAAAATGATTGACAAGTTTATAAAAAGCGCACTGATTGCATTCGCATTAATACCGCTTGCTGTATGGAAGCTCGTTGACATCATTATATGGATTGCAACGCATATCACTATTCGTTTGCACTAAATGCAGGTAAAACGATGTTAAGTAAAAGCAAACTTAAAGCAGAATTGCTTATTATTTTTACCGAGATGGAAGCGGCCGCATCGGGTACGCCTAAGACGAAAGAATGGTATGCGGAAAAAATAGCGGCGGCGATTACCGATCAGATAAAATGTGCGGAAATACCGGCGGGAACGGTTGTTGTAGAGGTTGCAGGGACGGCAAAAGGAATTCCTAATCCTGTCGGTATTAAGGTGAGGTAAATGGACTGGGGCACGGATTTTTTATTGCAAGATGATGACATTGTCTTTACCGCTGACGGGGATGTGAAAGTTATATCGGGCGCTGCAATGGTAGCGCAAGATATAGCGCAATCACTGAAAGTGATAAAAGATTCACTATATTGGGATAAGGAGACGGGAAGCACAATGCCGCTTTTCTTAAACGACAATAATAGCGATGCTGCAAGTGTTATTGCTGAACTTGAGCGGGTGGCAATGGATGATGTACGGGTTGACCCCGATAGTGTTTCTGCATACCAAAAGGCAGACGGGGTATTTGCGCTTGTCTTTACTCCTATTGGGGAAGTACAGCCGGAAATGCTTGAATATGATTTACGAAAGACAAAGGAATGAAAAGGGGAAGAATGAAATGAAACTTATTGAGAGAATACGCACCCACTCATTTTTCTTTTTAAAGAAGAAATTCAGCTATGCTGATTATCTCTTTTTAACAAAGGTTATAAATAGCCCGTATATTCGACGGGTGTGCTACACATACCGATATAGTTTTACACAAGTATGGGAATGCGCCGGTCATTTTTTATATTATGGTTTCTTTTTTTTATTTGCAATTGTGGCACTGCTGTTCTGTCCCATTCTACAGCTGTTTTATAGTTATTGGATATGGAAAGCACACAGACAAGAAGACCGTATTATACAAGAGCAATACAGTACAAAAAGCACACAAACAGAATATAAGAGGTAAAATGAATGCAGAATACTTGGATAGATAAAGCGGAACATGAGATACGAGATGATATTGTTGAGATTGCAAAACAAAATACCGGACTTACCAACTTTAAATCGACCGGAGTCTTACGCGGGTTTATCGAAGTAATTGCAAGTGTTGTCTTTTTTATCTATAAGACGGCGATAAATCCGATTTATGCGAATGCATCACTTGATAAAGCAACCGGTATCTTTCTTTCATTCTGGGGGCTTGCCCTTGGTGTTGTACGGAAAAGTGATAATAAAGCAAGTGGGAACTTTACCGGCAGAGCCTATGGTTCAGGTTCCATTGATTCGGGAACGTGGATAGTCGTAGAAGGAACAGCGCTTCGATACAAAGTAACCGAAAAAGTTACCTTTACCGCTGACAGCACTTTTGCCATTCCTGTGCAAGCAGAATTTGCAGGAAGCGATTACAATATCGGTGCAGGGCTTGCGGTGCGGGCAACACGGGTTATCCGCGGACTTGACGGAATAGAGGTCAAAGAGAATTGGCAAAAAGCGCTTGGCGAAAATAGTGAAAGCGATGACAGTTACCGTGAGCGAATTAAAAACCGCTGGAGAAGCCAGACTCTCGGAGATACAAAAGTAACGTATAAATATTATGCAGAAGAAGTAGCAGGGGTTCGTGAAGCGAAGATAATCCGCACTCCGCGCGGAGCAGGCAGCACGGATATTGTTATTGTTTCAGTAACAGGACTTCCAACGGCAGAGCTTATTGAAAAGGTAAAGATGAATCTTTACCTGCATGAACTGATGGCTTTTGATGTCCAGGTAAAAGCTCCCCTTGTTACCAACATTGAAATAGTTATTGAATATTCAGGCGATGCTGTAGAAGCGGATATCGAGCTTGTGGCGAAAAAATATGTTGATTCTCTCGGTATCGGCGGGCGCTTTGCTGTTAAAGATTTATACGAGTTGTATAAACCGTTTGCCGTCAAAACCCTTGAAATCATTTCTCCCGCACGGGACGTTCAAGCCCCTGATTCAAACGTTATTATTGCTTCCGACATTACAGTGAGAAAAATAGCATAATGGTACAAGCCGATGAGTGATACAAACGAGATACACGAGCTGATTGAGAAAACAATTGCCCCGCCGGGTATACAAAAAAAGAACCGCCGGAGCATATTCAAGACTATAGGAGATGTCGGTGTAAAAATAAAGAAAGATGCGCTGACTGCATTTAATGCACACTTCCCGTATGTGGCAGATGAAAAAAAACTTGAAGAACACGGGCAAGCGTTGCTTATTCCGCATTTATTACATGACGGGCAGCAAGAGTTTAGAAACCGTGTTGCAACAGCTTCATTCTTTCTATCTAAAGCGGGGGAGCGCGGCTATATCATGTCGCAGCTTGAAGCGCACTTCGGTAATCGGTATGTACTCTCAGAATCGTTTTTGAATGTATACATCAAGGTTCTGGATATATCCGAAAGCGACCGGCAATGGGTACGGCAATTTCTTGACGAGCTTTTAAATCCGGTTATCAGGCTTACCTTTGGCGATTGGATGAAGTATATCGAACATCTTCCGTTTACGGATACAGACGAGAAGTGTGTAAAGCGTATCGAATCTGAGCATTTTGCTTCAAACCGTGTATTTCGGAACGGCCAGGTATTACGTGATGGGCATACGGTGTTATCGACACGCTATATTCGGCTTTTTCGTGATGGGGCTGCAAAACGGGATGGCGCTGTACAAACCCGTTCAAAGAAACGCCGTGTTGCTGCAATAGATCAGATATCGATACCGATACAGCGTAGATCGGGATTGGTTGACCTACTGACAACAGTACGCGTAAAGACGGCAGCATCAGATATATGGCAAAACCAGACAACAAGCGGCACTTCAATAGTAGATATGTTAAAAGTCGGTCTACGGTACCATTATATACGCAATAAAATACGGATAAGAAACGGCAGTATAAAACGGATGGGCGGCAGTCTTATCGCTGTATAAATAAAGGAGGCATATACTATGCAGAAAATAAAAGATCCCTTCCCGATTCGAGGGATTTTTGAAATGACGGTAAAACGAAACGGTATAGTTATCGAACGCTACCGGGACAAGAACCTCATTGTAAACGGTGCCCGCAATCAAGCAGCACGGCTTTTTGCCGGAGACAGCGTAAATCGAGCAATTGCAAAAATCGCATTCGGTACAAACGGTACCGATCCTGTCATCGGCGATACCGCTATCACAAACGCATTTGTAAAAGATGTTGTAGGCTTTGAATTTCCGGACATGGGACAGATACAGACCAACTGGCTACTGAACACTGACGAAAACAACGGTATGGCAATTATTGAGTTTGGACTTTTGTCGGTTGATGGAACACTGTTATGCCGAAAGGTACGGACAAAGCCCATCAATAAAGAAGCGGATATCAGCATCGAAGGCAGCTGGACTTGGATTTTTTAAGGAGGTAAATACATGGCGAATTTGAAAGAAGAGGCAAAATGGGAAGAGGGCATCTACCAGTACGAACTTGACGACCCGCTCCAAGGCGGGGAAGACGGCATCGATAACGTACAGGGGAGACAACTTGCAAACCGTACAAAGTATCTGAAAGAGACCTATGAACAGCATGCAGCAGTCGTCAATCCGCACAACGTAACAGCAGAGCAAACCGGTGCGTATACGAAACAAGAGATTGACTCGAAGCTCACTAAACTGAAAGCTGATATATCTACAAATCAGAATGTGGACGCAATGTTTGCTAAATTGACATCTCACGGCGGCTGCACTGACGGCAGAAATCTTCTTGACGTTTTTGGGAAAACCACAGTAGCTGAAGTTATGGAAATCCTACATAACAAATGCAACGGCGAAGGAAAAGCAGACTTTTCAGGGCTGATGATTGGTGATTATCTTGATTTGCCAAGTCTTACGGTTGACGGCACTACTTACACATGGAACGATACCTACCGGAACCTGCGCGTTGTTATTTCGGGATTTAATCATTATATCTACTGTGGCAATCAAGATGGGAATAAAAAGAATCATATTCTTTGGACGTTCCGTAATGTCGTATTGCAAAAAAGAATGAATGCGACAGATACAAATGCAGGCGGTTATGGGACGAGTGAGTTAAAAAATTATCTTGATGGAGTTTTTGCGGTCGGATTGGGTAATGCGCTTGGTTCAAGCGGTTATTTATATACAATCAGTCGGGCTATTTCAATAAAAGGCAATAGTGCCTTTGTAACAGATACTGTTTTCTTGCCTACCGAGGTAGAGGTGTTTGGAGTTCCTACTTATGGAGACGATCAAATTACATGGAATACTAACATTCAATATCCTATCTATCGCGACTCTTCATTCTACCGTGTCAAAACATATAACGGTCTCCGTGCTTGGTTGTGGGAAGGAACGCCGGTGGCCTCGGACTCCAAGTGGTTTTGCGGTATCAACTTCAGTGGTGGTAGCTACCGCATCATTGCGAGTGGTGACTACGGTGGCGTTGCCCCGGCTTTCTGTACCTGTTAAGGTACAGAAATGTAGCTTTAATCCGGCGGCGTAATGCCGCCGGCAGAGGAAATAATATAAGGAGTATTAAGTATGGAAGACAGCACTACAAAAAAGGTCTACTTAGCGATAAAAGGAGATGCAGTCATTCATCATACTGATTTGTCGGCTATGGAGAGCATGGACGGCATCAGTCAACCTGATATGACAATTACGGAAGAAGAATTTTATGCAGCCGACGGCCTTGTGCGCCTTATCGACGGCAGAATCTTCTTAGGGAAGACTGATGCCGAAAAGACCGGCGAGGAAGCAATTGAAAAAATCCGCGTTCTTAAAAAGAACCTTGCAGAAACGGACTATATCGCTGCTAAAATTGCCGAAGGTGGCGCAACAACAAAAGAGTATGCCGACAAAATCGCACAGCGCGCAGCATGGCGGAAAGAAATCAGCGAGCTGGAAAGTGCACTTTAATCGCAATAAAAACGGTATCTTTATTCGTTAAGGATACCGTAAAACACGGGCAAGAACCCGGTGTTAACGGCACCGGGCAGGCGTCTCATCCGCCTTCAGGGTTTCCCCTAATCTTAACCCGTACCCTCGTACTCGGGTACTTTGATTATCGGGTCATCATGCCGTCAGGTTTAGCCTGAAACATATTATGTGGAGGCTATAGGCTTATGAAGACACCTATTTCGTACTACGGCGGCAAGCAAACGCTTGCCCCCATTATTCTGGAACTTATTCCGGAACACAAAATATACTGCGAGCCGTTTTTAGGCGGAGCTGCAGTATACTTCGCAAAAAAGCCGTCTAAGGTTGAAGTCATTAACGACACCAATAGCGAGTTGATTAACTTCTACGAAGTTGTCAAAAATGACTTTTCGGCTTTGGAAAAAGAGATTGCCATAACGCTGCACAGCAGGGCGAAGCACCGGCAAGCGCAGGTTATCTATGACAACCCCGATATGTTTGACAGGATAAAACGGGCGTGGGCTGTATGGATGCTTGCAAACATTTCATACGGTTGTAAGCTGGACGGCGTATTTGGATATGACCGATCCGGTACGGCAAGCAAGAAACTTGCCAATAAACGGAAAGGTTTTACCGAAGAATACGCGATAAGGCTGCAAAATACTCAGATTGAGTGTTGCGATGCCTTGAGAATTATCAGAAGCCGTGATACGGAAGAAACATTTTTCTATATCGACCCGCCGTATGTCGGTGCAGATCAAGGGCATTATGACGGCTATAGCCAAGAAGATTTTGACAATTTGCTTGCTTTATTGGAGGAAATTAAAGGTAAATTCTTGTTGAGTTCCTATCGGAACCCTGCATTAAAAGAATGCATTAAACGGAATAAATGGCATACGGTTGAAATAGAGATGGCTTGCTCTATGACTAACCGGGCACAAACACCCCGCCACAAGGTAGAGGTATTGACGGCCAATTATCCTATATCGGTAGACCTGAAAGGCTCACAAAAGCGGATCGTAAACAGCGATACCGACAGCCTTTAAAATCAAAAAAGCATCCTTAAAAATCCGTTTTAAGGGTGCTTTTCCGGTCATTTAAATCTGCTTTATAGGCGGTTCAATTCCTAATATCGATGTAAAATACGGCCGTTGTTTTTCCTATTCTATGTGTAAAATTTTTCCTAGTTCGCCCGAGCGGTTACAACCACCTTGTAACTACTAATCTCTTTGTTACAATTACCAATGCTAACTTTGATCCCGATGCGATTGAGAAAAAGAATACGCTTACCCTCGAAACAATTGCAGCTTTGCGAAAAGAAGCAAAACTTGAAGCGGACGCAGAAATCGATGCTCTTATCGGTGCCGATACCTCTGCACGGCTTGCAAAGGCGTTGACAATCGGCATTTTACAAACCAAGGATGAAGATAAGCGGGCTCTTAAAGAGTTGATTATCTACGGGCTGAAAGGGCTTTGTGCATATATGAAGCATGCCAATATCCTAAAGCATGAGAATGAAGAAGTAGATGCGTTTATCCAAAAAACGCTCTCCGTATTAATCGACGAAACGCTTTCCGTTGATGAGTTGGTTGCACTCACACTGAAAACGGGAGAATTCGGTGTAAAGGGAATGGCTTTACTGG from Treponema vincentii harbors:
- a CDS encoding phage tail tape measure protein; protein product: MANFVTSITLQFKDAFSSGFANAQNSMAGMKDAIGEINRNKDMFDLAGDLSLMSGRFDELSGKITSMMDAPSTLAGSFQSTMKNIQTITGMSSDEIEKLGGELNRIGGRNAAGTLAVAAAYNDVAGGITNVEAQMPVMMNAISLAEAGQADLGTATNGLVKIMNSYGFSVSKAATEEERKADISQKAAWASDVMTQAVGMGVGSMEEFISAMSPISGLASSVGIGFDEIGSTMAYMTATTDTASTAGTKLQSFMIALQKPSKELSAALASVGISSGSAMLEEYGLAESARIVQSAFAGNQDAMVAAMGRAEAMQAVIALTGDAYSDFAKQFGSSMKGITEVSQAIQTESYESKTGRLQAINDSLKIKIGDDINAIKGFFVDMQTSFLTDVVSPMMDSPVGEVFQRIAAFAGIAAGGVLRLGSGVLNTATQLVTLTTTISNAGGITKLFSSTLGTLKNAVTGIGSSLMSLIAPLWAKITATFTATAAESGFATALWATAGAMWAVLWPVLAIVAAGALIVKIISEVVSGWDSVTAAFQNGGILAALLQIGKLMLSAVIAPIQWFIELLAKIPGVDSYLQPAVDKLQEFRNSLKGKSAEEMGSEAAVTVKSETSTEFTGIDTGELSTSIQGLQKQIGSKPMEGAKALGVNDDGGAALTAEHMAAAARKGVAVSSLTSNASDAFMGAGAGGYSALSENAHEDMHVQFSEAMVQKNAATIPLFREEKKEAAPTNQTFKIENIYLQADDCKTLFDFIRQLEFAVGQGVAV
- a CDS encoding baseplate J/gp47 family protein, with translation MQNTWIDKAEHEIRDDIVEIAKQNTGLTNFKSTGVLRGFIEVIASVVFFIYKTAINPIYANASLDKATGIFLSFWGLALGVVRKSDNKASGNFTGRAYGSGSIDSGTWIVVEGTALRYKVTEKVTFTADSTFAIPVQAEFAGSDYNIGAGLAVRATRVIRGLDGIEVKENWQKALGENSESDDSYRERIKNRWRSQTLGDTKVTYKYYAEEVAGVREAKIIRTPRGAGSTDIVIVSVTGLPTAELIEKVKMNLYLHELMAFDVQVKAPLVTNIEIVIEYSGDAVEADIELVAKKYVDSLGIGGRFAVKDLYELYKPFAVKTLEIISPARDVQAPDSNVIIASDITVRKIA
- a CDS encoding DNA adenine methylase, whose amino-acid sequence is MKTPISYYGGKQTLAPIILELIPEHKIYCEPFLGGAAVYFAKKPSKVEVINDTNSELINFYEVVKNDFSALEKEIAITLHSRAKHRQAQVIYDNPDMFDRIKRAWAVWMLANISYGCKLDGVFGYDRSGTASKKLANKRKGFTEEYAIRLQNTQIECCDALRIIRSRDTEETFFYIDPPYVGADQGHYDGYSQEDFDNLLALLEEIKGKFLLSSYRNPALKECIKRNKWHTVEIEMACSMTNRAQTPRHKVEVLTANYPISVDLKGSQKRIVNSDTDSL